From Paenibacillus sp. PK3_47, the proteins below share one genomic window:
- a CDS encoding APC family permease, with protein MISSVKRFLIGRPLKSDQLGDQKLSKTKALAILSSDALSSVAYGPEQILLVLVTLSAAAFWYSIPIAAGVLILLLALILSYRQIIFAYPQGGGAYVVSKENLGKYPGLVAGGSLLVDYILTVAVSVSAGTDAVTSAFPSLHPYNVLIAIFFVLLITTLNLRGVTESASFLAYPVYLFVLALFLMIGLGLFKIVTGQVSMGLHTPVGTPVAGISLFLLLKAFSSGSSALTGVEAISNAIPNFKAPAPNNAAKTLAAMGILLAVLFSGIVILAYYYGIAPREEVTVVSDIAEQVFGRNFMYFFVQGTTALILVLAANTGYSAFPLLAVNLAKDKFIPRMFTVRGDRLGYSNGILSLGILSIVLIIAFEGRTEQLIPLYAVGVFIPFTLSQTGMMLKWLRQKPEGWVGKLMINTTGALISFIVTIMFFLTKFTQVWPVLVFLPLIILLFFRIRKHYEAVADQLRLSTCEEDPLAIEGNVIILPVAGITHVVENSLRYAKSLSPDQIIAVHVPFERDDEHTFEDKWQRFHPEVRLVSLYSPYRSIIHPLTKFIDTVQRKAGEADYQVTVIVPQFIPKKGWHNILHNQSSLLIRAHLLYRRNVIITTVPYHLKK; from the coding sequence ATGATATCTTCGGTAAAAAGATTTCTGATTGGACGGCCGCTGAAATCGGATCAGCTGGGCGACCAGAAGCTGAGCAAGACAAAAGCGCTGGCCATTCTGTCTTCAGATGCCTTATCGTCTGTTGCCTATGGACCGGAGCAGATTCTGCTGGTGCTGGTGACACTGAGCGCCGCTGCATTCTGGTATTCCATACCAATTGCTGCGGGCGTTCTGATCCTGCTGCTGGCCCTGATATTGTCGTACCGCCAGATTATTTTTGCGTATCCCCAAGGCGGAGGAGCTTATGTCGTCTCCAAAGAGAACCTGGGCAAATATCCGGGACTTGTGGCCGGCGGCTCGCTGCTGGTGGACTACATTTTGACAGTTGCGGTTAGTGTATCCGCCGGTACGGACGCGGTTACCTCCGCTTTTCCAAGCCTGCATCCGTATAATGTGCTTATTGCCATCTTTTTTGTTCTGCTAATTACGACACTGAACCTGCGCGGGGTTACAGAGTCTGCTTCTTTTCTGGCCTATCCTGTGTATTTGTTCGTGCTTGCGTTATTCCTGATGATCGGGCTGGGGCTGTTCAAAATTGTAACCGGTCAGGTATCCATGGGGTTACACACACCTGTCGGTACTCCGGTGGCGGGGATCAGCCTGTTCCTGCTGTTAAAAGCTTTTTCGTCGGGGAGCTCAGCATTAACAGGTGTAGAAGCCATTTCGAATGCCATTCCCAACTTCAAAGCTCCGGCACCGAATAATGCAGCCAAAACACTGGCCGCGATGGGCATCCTGCTGGCTGTACTCTTTTCCGGAATTGTTATATTGGCGTATTATTATGGGATTGCCCCGAGGGAAGAGGTTACAGTAGTCTCGGATATTGCCGAACAGGTTTTCGGCCGGAACTTCATGTATTTCTTTGTTCAAGGGACTACGGCGCTGATCCTGGTGCTTGCGGCCAATACCGGATATTCGGCATTTCCGCTGCTGGCGGTCAATCTGGCCAAGGATAAATTTATCCCCAGAATGTTCACGGTGCGGGGAGACCGGCTTGGTTACTCCAACGGCATTCTGAGCCTCGGCATCCTGTCGATTGTTCTGATCATTGCATTTGAAGGCCGGACGGAGCAGCTGATTCCGCTGTATGCGGTAGGGGTGTTCATTCCGTTCACTCTCTCCCAGACAGGGATGATGCTGAAATGGCTCCGTCAAAAGCCGGAAGGCTGGGTCGGCAAGCTGATGATCAACACCACAGGCGCCCTGATCAGCTTCATCGTAACGATTATGTTCTTCCTGACAAAGTTCACGCAGGTGTGGCCGGTGCTGGTCTTCCTGCCGCTGATTATTCTGCTCTTTTTCCGGATCCGCAAACATTATGAGGCGGTGGCAGACCAGCTGCGGTTGTCGACCTGTGAAGAAGATCCGCTGGCGATTGAGGGGAATGTCATCATCCTGCCGGTGGCAGGCATCACACATGTCGTCGAGAACTCACTGAGGTATGCAAAATCGCTGTCACCTGATCAGATCATCGCCGTTCATGTCCCGTTCGAGCGGGATGACGAGCATACTTTTGAAGACAAATGGCAGAGGTTTCATCCCGAAGTGCGCCTGGTTTCCCTGTATTCGCCGTACCGCAGCATTATCCATCCGCTGACCAAGTTCATCGATACCGTACAGCGCAAAGCCGGCGAAGCGGATTACCAGGTTACCGTGATCGTGCCGCAGTTCATTCCGAAGAAAGGCTGGCATAATATCCTCCACAACCAGTCCAGTCTGCTGATCCGCGCACATCTGCTGTACCGGCGGAATGTAATCATCACTACGGTTCCCTACCACTTGAAAAAATAA
- a CDS encoding winged helix-turn-helix transcriptional regulator, translating into MKDYILDLNLIDLISEKHKALREKVNAISNERLNQTETHILAKLELHGRLSISEISRLINISRQGAQKYINDLLAEGYVETALVEGNSRDKHVVLTPQGNAACSRMLEIKQGIEQEIAGVIGEEQVKLLKKLLAEDWL; encoded by the coding sequence ATGAAGGACTATATACTTGATCTGAATTTGATCGATTTAATCAGTGAGAAGCACAAAGCGCTGCGGGAAAAGGTGAACGCGATCAGCAATGAACGGCTGAACCAGACGGAAACCCATATCCTGGCCAAGCTTGAGCTCCACGGCAGACTGTCCATTTCAGAGATCAGCAGACTGATCAATATCTCCCGCCAAGGGGCGCAAAAATACATTAATGACCTGCTCGCTGAAGGTTATGTGGAGACGGCGCTGGTCGAGGGGAACAGCAGGGACAAGCATGTTGTGCTGACTCCGCAGGGCAATGCCGCGTGCAGCCGGATGCTGGAGATCAAGCAGGGGATTGAACAGGAGATCGCTGGCGTTATTGGTGAGGAACAGGTAAAGCTGCTGAAAAAGCTGCTTGCCGAGGATTGGCTCTAA
- a CDS encoding DUF2798 domain-containing protein has protein sequence MGKNKKEALIFTSIMCFLMVVGMSFYNVIITTGANSRLFINVAAGLIPALVVALVLDIFVVGKIAKGIAFKLVKPADPMIKKVLFISFFMVCGMVLCMSLYGTLAHYGFGGNFLGRYLKIAGLNFICALPLQLIVVGPLTRFLFTRMFPAGAPVQNA, from the coding sequence ATGGGCAAAAATAAAAAAGAAGCACTGATCTTTACCAGTATCATGTGCTTCCTGATGGTTGTCGGAATGAGCTTTTATAACGTAATTATAACTACTGGCGCGAACAGCAGATTGTTCATTAATGTGGCGGCAGGCTTGATCCCCGCACTTGTTGTTGCGCTGGTTCTGGATATTTTTGTCGTCGGCAAAATCGCCAAGGGCATCGCCTTCAAGCTGGTTAAACCGGCCGATCCCATGATCAAAAAGGTGCTGTTCATCTCCTTCTTTATGGTCTGCGGCATGGTTCTCTGTATGTCTTTATACGGCACCTTAGCACACTACGGATTCGGTGGCAACTTTTTGGGCCGCTATCTGAAAATTGCAGGACTCAACTTTATCTGCGCACTGCCGCTGCAGCTGATCGTGGTTGGTCCGCTCACCCGGTTCCTCTTCACCCGGATGTTCCCGGCGGGCGCCCCCGTGCAAAACGCATAA
- a CDS encoding GH32 C-terminal domain-containing protein, producing MKRKLKSALSVLLAAGIMVISSGLYGANPAAAGAAPAAEKPAAQQKEEFLISETANNINTNLTGWRMAGKGRLENTPEGLQLTSDPGENVMAVSGTMADDFIYEADVMIKDRQPDASLFFRSNEDGQHSYMLQIIPHLGIIRLRDADTGEGKLKEERRVNMVQGEIYHLKVKAEGTSFKVYWGNQYKPVIDVQDTAYASGRLGLHVWDGAALFQNILISDLKGNLGSVLASTGQWQPDLSGQKGSSVNGRKAQKLYNRQAADLVYEGQISFRTDASAGLSFRASANGANGYIAMLAKEGGGVRASLTRADGTVIASSTRSYPSPAGAGHAVEVQARGNRIQIFVDGYTPAAIDIKDNSYASGYAGLTVSHGTAYFQNTYVTGAGSYNNEKYRPQYHYTPMRGSVSDPNGLVYYEGEYHLFHQDGGTWAHAVSEDMLNWKRLPIALPWNDYGHVWSGSAVADLQNASGLFTDSGGKGLLAYYTSFDPDAPNGNQRIGLAYSKDRGRTWEYAKDHPIVIENPGNNGQDAGGWDFRDPKVIRDEDNNRWVMVVSGGDHIRFFTSTNLLDWNLTDNWGYGAYIRGGVWECPDLFPLTVQGTAEKKWVLMISTGANPATGGSDAEYFVGSLTADGRFVNDNSPGTVLKTDFGKEFYASMSFSDMEDGRRVMLAWMANWDYPFAFPTTGWKGELTIPREVTLIRTSDGLRLAQSPVRELESLRSGLYSAADKNISPSSGNLLKGITAGAYEIEAALEVPAGSSVSEFGFNVREGTGQKTVIGYKPGDGSVFVDRSLSGATDFSSLFSTRHEAQAPAENGVIKLRILVDESSVEVFVNGGKVVFSDVIFPDPASRAMSLYAKGGNVKVISLKVHQLKSVWNPEPVNAARIVMDTGTRELAAGQTDVLQAAVENGPGKGAQPLKWKSSNPATVSMDAANGSQAVLKAEKPGEAVITVSTPNGKASASMLVKVWGGVFHSNLSGWTKDLSMASWLTSGEGIRGSHSGDANYVAGEQAGDFNYEAEMKLGSSGGAGSLLFRASPDGRSGYYLNLDPNMKAVRLFYKIDGKFEERQVLAKVPAFIQPDRKYKLKVQAEGPGIKVELDGRQIMDLQDGTFASGYFGLHVFGGTVSYQNVNVSGAAPAELQTTALVNKASNKSVYSARQVNGEAVTVREANEASDQRWVLVPTGDEAGSFSIRTASGQALDLDTGQNKIQLYTYLGYNNQRWIISRNEDGSAAILSAHHQMALAVTEDGTGLTLEPPRTGESRQQWHFVF from the coding sequence ATGAAACGAAAATTGAAATCTGCGCTGTCTGTACTACTGGCAGCAGGCATTATGGTAATTTCGTCAGGATTGTACGGGGCCAATCCGGCTGCAGCAGGGGCAGCACCGGCAGCTGAAAAGCCAGCCGCTCAGCAGAAGGAGGAGTTTCTTATTTCTGAAACCGCTAACAATATAAACACCAACCTGACCGGTTGGCGTATGGCCGGAAAAGGCAGGCTTGAGAATACGCCCGAGGGTCTTCAGCTGACATCAGACCCTGGAGAGAATGTAATGGCTGTCTCCGGGACCATGGCAGATGATTTCATTTATGAAGCCGATGTTATGATTAAAGACCGGCAGCCCGATGCTTCCCTGTTTTTCCGTTCTAATGAAGATGGACAGCATTCTTATATGCTGCAGATCATTCCGCATCTTGGAATTATACGTTTACGGGACGCGGACACAGGAGAAGGCAAACTGAAGGAAGAGCGCCGGGTTAACATGGTGCAGGGTGAAATCTACCATCTAAAGGTGAAGGCGGAAGGAACATCATTCAAGGTGTATTGGGGAAACCAATATAAGCCTGTGATAGATGTCCAGGACACAGCTTATGCCTCCGGACGGCTTGGGCTTCATGTATGGGATGGGGCGGCTTTATTCCAGAACATCCTTATCAGTGATTTAAAAGGGAATCTGGGAAGTGTGCTGGCAAGCACCGGACAGTGGCAGCCTGACCTGAGCGGCCAAAAGGGGAGTTCTGTTAATGGAAGGAAGGCACAGAAACTGTATAACAGGCAAGCTGCCGATTTGGTGTACGAAGGCCAGATTTCGTTCCGGACAGATGCTTCCGCCGGGCTGTCCTTCCGCGCCTCTGCTAACGGGGCGAATGGCTACATAGCCATGCTTGCGAAGGAAGGCGGCGGGGTTCGGGCTTCTCTGACCAGGGCAGACGGCACGGTTATCGCAAGCTCAACCCGCTCTTATCCGAGTCCGGCAGGTGCAGGGCACGCTGTGGAGGTTCAGGCGAGGGGGAACCGGATTCAGATTTTTGTCGATGGATATACTCCGGCTGCCATCGATATTAAGGATAACTCTTATGCAAGCGGGTATGCCGGGCTGACGGTCAGCCATGGAACCGCCTATTTTCAGAATACTTATGTTACCGGTGCCGGCAGCTATAACAATGAAAAATACCGGCCTCAATATCATTATACGCCGATGCGCGGGTCTGTCAGTGACCCGAATGGCCTTGTCTACTATGAAGGCGAATACCATCTCTTTCATCAGGATGGCGGAACCTGGGCTCATGCGGTCAGCGAAGATATGCTGAACTGGAAACGCCTCCCGATTGCCCTGCCATGGAATGATTACGGGCATGTGTGGTCCGGCTCTGCAGTAGCCGATCTGCAGAACGCCTCCGGACTGTTCACGGATTCAGGAGGCAAAGGTCTTCTGGCTTACTATACCTCCTTCGATCCGGATGCCCCGAACGGCAATCAGCGGATTGGCCTTGCTTACAGCAAAGACCGGGGGCGTACGTGGGAATATGCCAAGGATCATCCGATTGTGATCGAGAATCCAGGGAACAACGGGCAGGATGCAGGAGGATGGGATTTCCGTGATCCCAAAGTTATCCGGGATGAAGACAATAACCGCTGGGTGATGGTAGTCTCCGGAGGTGATCATATCCGCTTTTTTACGTCAACCAACTTGCTGGACTGGAATTTGACTGATAATTGGGGATATGGGGCTTACATCCGTGGCGGTGTATGGGAGTGTCCCGACTTGTTCCCGCTTACCGTACAGGGAACGGCAGAGAAGAAATGGGTGCTGATGATCAGCACAGGGGCGAATCCGGCAACCGGCGGTTCAGATGCGGAATATTTTGTGGGAAGCCTGACGGCGGATGGCAGATTTGTAAATGATAATTCTCCGGGAACTGTGTTAAAGACCGATTTCGGCAAGGAATTTTATGCATCTATGTCTTTCTCCGATATGGAAGATGGACGCAGGGTGATGCTCGCCTGGATGGCGAACTGGGATTACCCGTTTGCTTTTCCGACAACAGGCTGGAAGGGGGAATTGACAATCCCCAGAGAAGTGACGCTGATACGTACCTCTGATGGCCTCCGGCTTGCCCAGAGTCCTGTAAGAGAGCTGGAATCACTGCGCAGCGGACTTTATTCGGCAGCGGACAAGAATATAAGTCCTTCTTCCGGCAACCTGCTGAAGGGAATCACTGCGGGAGCCTATGAAATTGAAGCGGCGCTGGAAGTTCCGGCCGGCAGCAGTGTGTCGGAATTTGGCTTTAATGTACGCGAAGGTACCGGTCAGAAGACGGTAATCGGCTACAAGCCGGGTGACGGCAGCGTGTTTGTGGACCGTTCTCTTTCCGGAGCAACGGACTTTTCCAGCCTGTTCAGTACCAGACATGAAGCGCAGGCACCGGCAGAGAATGGAGTCATCAAGCTGCGGATTCTGGTCGATGAATCTTCAGTTGAGGTATTTGTAAACGGAGGCAAGGTGGTGTTCTCCGATGTGATCTTCCCGGACCCGGCCAGCAGAGCCATGAGCTTGTATGCTAAGGGAGGCAATGTGAAGGTTATATCCCTGAAAGTCCATCAGCTGAAATCGGTATGGAATCCGGAGCCCGTTAACGCTGCACGGATTGTGATGGACACCGGTACCCGGGAGCTGGCTGCCGGACAAACCGATGTCCTTCAGGCGGCTGTCGAAAACGGACCCGGAAAAGGAGCACAGCCGCTGAAGTGGAAGTCCAGCAATCCCGCTACTGTAAGCATGGATGCAGCCAACGGCTCACAGGCCGTCCTTAAGGCCGAAAAGCCTGGGGAGGCTGTCATTACTGTATCGACACCGAACGGAAAGGCCTCCGCAAGCATGCTTGTAAAGGTCTGGGGCGGCGTGTTCCACAGTAATCTCAGCGGCTGGACCAAGGACTTATCCATGGCATCATGGCTTACAAGCGGTGAGGGTATCCGCGGGAGTCACTCCGGCGACGCGAATTATGTTGCCGGTGAACAGGCTGGGGATTTCAACTATGAAGCTGAAATGAAGCTGGGCAGCTCCGGCGGGGCCGGTTCGCTCCTGTTCCGGGCAAGTCCTGACGGGCGCAGCGGATATTATTTAAATCTGGATCCGAATATGAAGGCTGTCCGGCTGTTCTATAAGATTGACGGGAAATTCGAAGAGCGGCAGGTATTGGCAAAGGTGCCTGCCTTCATTCAGCCGGACCGGAAATATAAACTGAAGGTACAGGCGGAAGGTCCTGGCATAAAGGTAGAGTTGGACGGTCGGCAAATCATGGATCTGCAGGATGGAACCTTTGCTTCAGGATACTTTGGACTGCATGTGTTCGGAGGTACGGTTTCTTATCAGAACGTAAATGTAAGCGGGGCAGCTCCGGCTGAACTGCAGACAACTGCCTTGGTGAACAAAGCGTCCAATAAATCTGTATATTCGGCAAGGCAGGTGAATGGTGAGGCCGTGACTGTCCGCGAGGCAAATGAAGCGTCAGATCAGCGATGGGTGCTTGTACCGACAGGAGATGAAGCAGGCTCTTTTTCGATACGGACAGCTTCAGGCCAGGCCCTTGATCTGGACACCGGTCAGAATAAAATTCAGCTCTACACCTATCTAGGATATAACAATCAGCGCTGGATCATTTCCAGGAATGAAGACGGATCAGCAGCCATCTTGTCTGCCCATCATCAGATGGCGCTGGCAGTCACGGAGGATGGAACGGGTCTCACGTTAGAACCGCCGCGGACCGGTGAATCCCGGCAACAATGGCACTTCGTTTTCTGA
- a CDS encoding ROK family protein, with product MRIGAIEAGGTKFICGIGDGHGNIEEQISFPTQHPELTLPKVIEYFQDRQVQAMGIGSFGPVDLRPESRTYGYVTTTPKPGWANFDLLGTLKQVFDVPFGWDTDVNAAVYGEVRWGAAQGLTNCLYMTVGTGVGVGIYSEGRLVHGLVHPEGGHVRIRRHPEDDFPGICPYHGGCLEGMAAGPALEARWGKKGYELPADHKAWEIEAFYIAQSLTDMILLLSPQKIILGGGVMQQPQLYPLIRKAVLRNLNGYVSSPAILDHMDEYIAAPGLGQQAGLRGALALGVEALNYQVSTI from the coding sequence ATGCGTATAGGAGCGATTGAAGCGGGCGGCACCAAATTCATATGCGGGATCGGAGACGGGCACGGGAACATTGAAGAACAGATCAGCTTCCCGACACAGCATCCGGAGCTGACGCTGCCCAAAGTCATTGAGTATTTTCAGGACCGGCAGGTGCAAGCCATGGGCATTGGTTCCTTTGGTCCGGTGGATCTCCGGCCGGAGAGCCGGACTTACGGTTACGTGACTACAACACCCAAGCCGGGATGGGCGAATTTTGATCTGCTGGGCACGCTGAAGCAAGTCTTCGATGTTCCGTTCGGCTGGGATACGGATGTTAACGCGGCAGTATACGGTGAGGTTAGATGGGGTGCTGCGCAAGGACTTACGAATTGCCTGTACATGACGGTGGGGACAGGTGTCGGCGTCGGCATCTATTCGGAAGGCAGGCTGGTTCATGGACTCGTACATCCCGAAGGCGGGCATGTGAGGATTAGACGCCATCCTGAGGATGATTTCCCGGGCATCTGTCCTTATCACGGCGGTTGTCTGGAGGGGATGGCGGCAGGTCCTGCCCTTGAAGCGAGATGGGGAAAGAAGGGGTACGAGCTTCCGGCGGACCACAAGGCATGGGAGATCGAAGCCTTCTACATTGCCCAGTCGCTGACAGATATGATTTTACTTTTATCCCCGCAAAAAATTATTCTCGGCGGCGGTGTCATGCAGCAGCCGCAGCTGTATCCGCTGATCCGGAAGGCTGTACTCCGGAATCTGAACGGATATGTCAGTTCCCCTGCCATTCTGGACCACATGGATGAATACATTGCTGCTCCGGGCCTTGGTCAACAGGCAGGATTACGCGGTGCACTGGCCTTGGGGGTTGAAGCATTAAATTACCAGGTTTCTACTATTTAA
- a CDS encoding glycoside hydrolase family 32 protein, with amino-acid sequence MSITTKPNYRSAYHFSPQQNWMNDPNGLVYFEGEYHLFFQHHPAGMTMGDMHWGHAVSRDLIHWEELPIALAPDELGMIFSGSAVVDWNNTTGFFGDKPGLVAIFTHHLDMPEGQPAIQRQSLAYSKDKGRSWTKYEGNPVITHETFIDFRDPKVFWHEETSRWVMIVACGQTVCLYHSPDLIHWTFASEFGEGIGSHDGVWECPDLFRLAVDGNPSDTKWVMLVSIGADPAFAEGSRTQYFTGDFDGSTFTPDQASRNIRWIDAGRDNYAGVSWSDIPQEDGRRLFIGWMSNWKYAGQTPTEGFRGAMTIPRELYLEAREGTAALVQKPARELDAARVPLISLNNVSAAEMNAACAGFQLDAYEIEAVLSRGTSAGFKVRTGAQHQTLTGIDAQAGELYVDRKASGRTDFHEVFPGRHSAKLLEPGTTIDLRIYVDRTSVEAFSNGGQAVISDLIFPGPDDNGLAAFAGNEDDLFLSVNIYRLSSLDAGGGRR; translated from the coding sequence ATGTCTATCACAACCAAACCCAATTACCGCAGCGCCTATCATTTTTCACCTCAGCAGAACTGGATGAACGACCCTAACGGGCTGGTCTATTTCGAGGGCGAATATCATCTGTTCTTCCAGCATCATCCCGCAGGCATGACAATGGGGGATATGCACTGGGGCCATGCTGTCAGCAGGGACCTGATCCACTGGGAGGAACTGCCGATTGCGCTTGCACCGGATGAGCTGGGCATGATCTTCTCCGGAAGTGCAGTGGTGGACTGGAACAATACGACGGGATTTTTCGGGGATAAACCGGGGCTGGTAGCGATTTTTACGCATCACCTGGATATGCCGGAGGGGCAGCCTGCAATTCAGCGCCAGAGTCTGGCCTACAGCAAAGACAAGGGGAGAAGCTGGACGAAATACGAGGGGAATCCGGTAATCACCCATGAGACTTTCATCGATTTCCGTGATCCGAAAGTATTCTGGCACGAGGAGACAAGCAGGTGGGTGATGATTGTTGCCTGTGGCCAGACCGTATGCCTGTACCATTCCCCTGATTTGATCCACTGGACCTTTGCCAGCGAATTTGGCGAGGGGATCGGATCGCATGACGGGGTATGGGAATGTCCGGACTTGTTCCGGCTGGCCGTTGACGGCAATCCTTCGGACACGAAGTGGGTGATGCTGGTCAGTATCGGGGCGGACCCGGCTTTTGCGGAGGGCTCAAGAACACAATATTTCACCGGAGATTTCGACGGATCAACGTTCACGCCTGATCAAGCATCCAGGAACATCCGCTGGATCGATGCCGGCAGAGATAATTATGCAGGAGTAAGCTGGTCCGATATTCCGCAGGAGGACGGAAGACGTCTGTTCATCGGCTGGATGAGCAACTGGAAGTACGCCGGACAGACTCCGACTGAAGGATTCCGCGGGGCGATGACCATTCCAAGAGAACTGTATCTTGAAGCCAGAGAAGGTACGGCTGCACTGGTCCAAAAGCCTGCACGGGAGCTGGACGCGGCGCGCGTACCGCTTATTTCACTGAACAATGTGTCTGCAGCGGAGATGAATGCTGCCTGTGCCGGATTTCAATTGGATGCTTACGAGATAGAGGCCGTACTTAGCCGCGGAACATCTGCCGGTTTTAAAGTCAGAACCGGTGCGCAGCATCAGACCCTCACCGGTATCGATGCACAGGCGGGAGAACTGTACGTAGACCGGAAAGCTTCAGGTAGGACTGATTTCCACGAGGTATTCCCGGGCCGCCATAGCGCAAAGCTGCTGGAGCCGGGAACAACCATCGATTTGCGGATATATGTTGACCGTACTTCAGTGGAGGCATTCAGCAACGGGGGGCAGGCAGTGATATCAGATCTGATATTCCCGGGTCCTGATGATAATGGTCTTGCCGCGTTCGCCGGAAATGAGGATGACTTGTTCCTGTCTGTGAATATTTACAGGCTGTCTTCCTTAGATGCCGGCGGCGGCAGACGTTAA
- a CDS encoding ABC transporter substrate-binding protein, with translation MKRAKRSKVLSKAGSASVIASLMFLAACGGGGGGGDAASKEQDPNGKVTLNFITQSSPLAPADPNDKLINKRLEEKTNVHINWKNFTRDVFVEKRNLAVASGDLPDAIFNADYSDYELLKLAKDGAIIPLNELIENNMPNFKKVLEEAPEYKSMITAPDGNIYAFPWIEELGEGKERIQAVDSMPWINVEWLDKLGLKMPATTDELKKVLIAFKTQDPNGNGQADEIPLSFINKPGAEDLAFLFGSFGLGENPDHAVVSNDGKVVFTAAEEGYKNAVSFIHELYKEGLIDIEAYTQDWSTYLAKGKDQKYGLYFSWDKANISGANDAYEVMPPLAGPDGEVNVTRTNGLGLGRGKMVVTSANKNLETTAKWVDQLYDPIQSVQNNWGTYGDESQQNIFEFDEAQGMLKHLPLEGAAPVELREKTSIGGPLAILDSYYNKYTTMPDDAKGRMDIIKNIMAPQMKAENVMPSVFHSIEELDRLTTIETDLFAYVLRMRTEWYQNGKIDAEWDDYLKELDRLGLQEWMEIKQAGYDRATQN, from the coding sequence ATGAAAAGAGCAAAACGATCCAAAGTGCTGTCGAAAGCCGGCTCTGCTTCAGTAATCGCTTCCCTGATGTTCCTTGCGGCATGCGGCGGCGGGGGAGGAGGCGGAGATGCTGCCAGTAAGGAGCAGGACCCGAACGGTAAAGTCACCTTGAACTTCATTACACAGAGCTCACCGCTGGCCCCGGCCGATCCGAACGACAAGCTGATCAATAAGCGCCTTGAAGAAAAAACAAATGTGCATATCAACTGGAAAAACTTCACCCGGGACGTCTTCGTAGAAAAAAGAAATCTGGCAGTCGCCAGCGGGGATCTTCCCGATGCGATTTTTAATGCGGACTACAGTGACTATGAGCTGCTGAAGCTGGCCAAAGACGGTGCCATTATCCCGCTGAATGAGCTGATTGAGAACAACATGCCTAATTTTAAAAAGGTGCTGGAAGAAGCTCCTGAGTACAAAAGCATGATTACAGCACCTGACGGCAATATCTATGCGTTTCCCTGGATTGAAGAGCTTGGGGAAGGCAAAGAAAGAATCCAGGCGGTGGACAGCATGCCGTGGATCAATGTGGAATGGCTCGATAAGCTGGGACTGAAGATGCCGGCAACGACAGATGAGCTGAAAAAAGTGCTGATTGCCTTCAAAACGCAAGACCCGAACGGCAACGGCCAGGCTGATGAAATTCCGTTGTCCTTCATTAATAAGCCGGGAGCGGAGGATCTGGCCTTCCTGTTCGGTTCCTTCGGACTGGGCGAGAATCCTGACCATGCGGTTGTAAGCAATGACGGAAAAGTAGTATTTACAGCAGCGGAGGAAGGGTATAAGAATGCGGTGTCTTTTATTCATGAGCTGTATAAAGAAGGACTCATTGATATAGAAGCTTATACGCAGGACTGGAGCACTTATCTGGCCAAAGGCAAGGATCAGAAATACGGCTTGTACTTCTCATGGGACAAAGCGAACATCTCCGGAGCCAACGATGCTTACGAGGTGATGCCGCCGCTCGCCGGTCCGGATGGAGAGGTGAACGTGACCCGGACGAACGGTCTTGGGCTTGGACGCGGCAAAATGGTTGTAACCAGCGCCAATAAAAACCTGGAGACGACGGCCAAATGGGTAGATCAGCTGTATGATCCGATCCAGTCCGTGCAGAACAACTGGGGGACCTACGGGGACGAGTCACAGCAGAACATCTTCGAATTCGATGAAGCACAGGGAATGCTGAAGCATCTGCCGCTTGAGGGTGCCGCTCCGGTGGAGCTCCGCGAGAAAACAAGCATCGGCGGACCGCTGGCAATTCTGGATTCCTACTATAATAAATACACCACCATGCCGGATGACGCCAAAGGCCGGATGGATATCATCAAGAACATCATGGCTCCGCAGATGAAGGCGGAGAATGTAATGCCAAGCGTCTTCCATTCCATTGAAGAGCTGGACCGCTTGACTACGATCGAAACCGACCTGTTCGCCTATGTGCTCAGAATGCGTACCGAATGGTACCAGAACGGCAAAATCGATGCCGAGTGGGATGACTACTTAAAAGAACTGGACCGCCTTGGTCTTCAGGAATGGATGGAGATCAAGCAAGCCGGCTACGACAGAGCAACCCAAAACTAA